From the Osmerus eperlanus chromosome 21, fOsmEpe2.1, whole genome shotgun sequence genome, one window contains:
- the LOC134007209 gene encoding septin-10-like, which produces MEMASSDVARQGEKNARPLSLSGHVGFDSLPHQLVNKSTCQGFCFNILCIGETGIGKSTLMDTLFNTNFENFESSHFEPKVKLRAQTYDLQESNVRLKLTIVNTVGFGDQMNKQESYQHVVDYIDTQFESYLQEELKIKRSLHNYHDSRIHACLYFIAPSGHSLKSLDLVTMKKLDSKVNIIPVIAKADTISKSELHKFKIKIMSELVSNGVQIYQFPVDDETVSKINTAMNGILPFAVVGSTEEVKIGNKMVKARQYPWGVVQVENENHCDFVKLREMLICVNMEDLREQTHTRHYELYRRCKLEEMGFKDTDPESKPVSLQETYEAKRQEFLGDLQRREEEMRQMFVQRVKEKETELKEAERELQGKFEQLKRLHQEEKAKLDEKRRSLEDEMNTFSKKKAAAELLQGQSFNSNTNLKKDKDRKNSGFM; this is translated from the exons ATGGAGATGGCTTCATCGGATGTCGCTCGTCAGGGG GAAAAAAATGCCCGGCCACTGTCATTGTCTGGTCATGTTGGCTTTGATAGCTTGCCACATCAGTTGGTCAACAAATCAACATGTCAGGGGTTCTGCTTCAATATCCTGTGTATTG GTGAAACAGGTATCGGTAAATCCACCCTGATGGACACATTGTTTAACACTAACTTTGAGAACTTTGAGTCTTCCCACTTCGAGCCGAAGGTAAAGCTCAGAGCTCAGACCTACGATCTGCAAGAGAGCAACGTGCGTCTGAAGTTGACCATTGTCAACACAGTGGGCTTTGGAGACCAGATGAACAAGCAGGAGAG cTATCAGCATGTGGTGGACTACATCGACACCCAGTTTGAGTCATATCTACAGGAAGAGCTGAAGATTAAGCGCTCCCTGCATAACTACCACGACTCGCGCATCCACGCCTGTCTGTACTTCATCGCCCCCTCAGGACACTCGCTCAAATCACTGGACCTCGTCACCATGAAGAAGCTGGACAGCAAA GTCAACATCATTCCAGTCATTGCCAAAGCAGACACCATCTCTAAGAGTGAGCTCCACAAGTTCAAGATCAAGATCATGAGTGAGTTGGTCAGTAATGGTGTCCAGATCTATCAGTTCCCTGTGGACGACGAGACCGTCTCCAAGATCAACACCGCAATGAAT GGTATCCTGCCCTTTGCTGTGGTGGGGAGCACAGAGGAGGTGAAGATTGGAAATAAAATGGTGAAAGCTCGCCAGTACCCCTGGGGCGTGGTGCAAG TGGAAAACGAGAACCACTGTGACTTTGTGAAGCTGAGGGAGATGCTGATCTGTGTGAACATGGAGGACCTGAGGGAGCAGACTCACACGCGCCACTACGAGCTCTACCGCCGCTGCAAGCTGGAGGAGATGGGCTTCAAAGACACCGACCCGGAAAGCAAACCAGTCAG TCTGCAGGAGACCTATGAGGCCAAGCGCCAGGAGTTCCTAGGGGACCTGcagcggagagaggaggagatgaggcagATGTTTGTCCAGCGAGTTAAGGAGAAGGAGACTGAGCTGAaggaggccgagagagag TTGCAAGGCAAGTTTGAGCAGCTCAAGAGGCTGCACCAGGAGGAGAAGGCCAAGCTGGATGAGAAGAGGAGGTCCCTTGAGGACGAGATGAACACCTTCAGCAAGAAGAAAGCAGCCGCCGAACTGCTCCAAGGCCAGTCCTTCAACAGCAACACCAACCTGAAGAAGGACAAGGACCGCAAAAA TTCTGGGTTCATGTGA
- the LOC134007207 gene encoding ankyrin repeat domain-containing protein SOWAHC-like has translation MATECTQEAVLQFLTERGGRVKNLELIDYFKSIFPSNPEKRTAVRECFKEHVDNIAFVKIENGVKFVCLKKKYRSSVKFVEKDSRNGIHVGVTSVSEQKKITLRNESLRSNLGTSNSSVNTAMSVLSCGKVRSFETAVNDAAQQEILPGSGYGTDNTGEEHPYVPEIFVQRQSREGVVLTRSVGHTIEGIAFDMGNKIIKDDKKASAKAVDVRMLPPEIPQISVIEASPLPAPGDGSMFTMPGQSRETTLGQVDKWGLHTTRHSGTHPKHDESLCIAQGGKDANVGRTEIVTKRRTSRESQRSLMSSHPSEDGTDEVQMDSLSLSGSESNTPKGSRKNFIELMMNSSPHVRRSMALRNSVYLSARYNDCSRSDSDSASVVSSTTEDEATPVTLDPLEHEWMMCSSDGQWDSLHELLACEPNLILKKDFVTGFTCLHWAAKQGKPELLALIVNFAKKHTVPININAKSSAGYTPLHLAAMHNHVEVVKLLIGAYDADVEARDYNGKKACQYLTNSVAVDIRDIIGACGDSESENKDHMDGVRWRLSKVLQSSLMPLKLLNHSENDSGDGLSQEKPKLLRRKSSLSSIRPKLQRIRFRSQIVHSTSFNEGKELEGSLRGSVKSRSKTTVFG, from the coding sequence ATGGCGACTGAATGTACTCAAGAAGCGGTCCTTCAGTTTCTAACGGAGCGAGGGGGTAGAGTGAAAAACCTGGAATTGATTGACTACTTCAAATCTATTTTTCCAAGCAACCCTGAGAAGAGAACTGCTGTAAGGGAATGTTTTAAGGAACACGTGGATAACATTGCATTTGTGAAAAttgagaatggagtgaaatttgTTTGTTTAAAGAAAAAGTATAGAAGCTCAGTGAAGTTTGTGGAAAAAGACTCGCGCAACGGGATACATGTTGGCGTAACTTCAGTTTCGGAACAGAAGAAAATTACTTTGAGAAACGAGAGCCTTCGTTCAAATTTGGGAACATCTAACAGTTCAGTAAACACTGCAATGAGTGTCCTGTCATGTGGAAAGGTGCGCAGTTTTGAAACCGCTGTAAACGACGCTGCGCAACAAGAAATATTACCTGGCTCAGGTTACGGAACTGACAATACAGGTGAGGAACACCCATACGTTCCAGAAATATTTGTGCAAAGACAATCCAGGGAAGGAGTTGTACTGACACGATCTGTCGGCCACACAATCGAAGGTATTGCATTCGACATgggaaataaaataataaaagacGATAAGAAAGCTTCCGCAAAGGCAGTTGATGTTCGGATGTTACCTCCAGAGATTCCTCAAATTTCAGTGATTGAAGCGTCCCCACTACCAGCACCAGGGGATGGATCCATGTTTACAATGCCGGGACAGTCTAGAGAAACTACCCTGGGACAGGTTGACAAGTGGGGCCTACATACAACAAGACACTCTGGAACTCACCCAAAGCATGATGAATCATTATGTATAGCCCAAGGAGGCAAAGATGCCAATGTGGGCAGGACTGAAATTGTGACCAAACGCAGAACCTCAAGAGAATCCCAACGTAGCCTGATGTCCAGTCACCCTTCAGAGGATGGAACAGATGAGGTTCAGATGGATTCCTTAAGTCTGTCGGGTAGCGAGAGCAATACTCCAAAGGGGAGCCGTAAAAACTTTATTGAGCTCATGATGAACAGTTCCCCCCATGTTCGACGGAGCATGGCGTTGCGCAactctgtttacctgtctgccaGGTACAACGACTGTTCTAGAAGTGACAGTGACTCTGCCTCAGTGGTGTCCTCCACTACAGAGGATGAGGCTACACCAGTCACACTGGACCCGCTAGAGCATGAATGGATGATGTGTTCGTCAGACGGGCAGTGGGACAGTCTGCACGAGCTCCTTGCCTGCGAACCCAATCTGATCTTGAAAAAGGATTTTGTGACGGGCTTCACCTGCCTTCACTGGGCGGCAAAGCAGGGCAAACCAGAGCTGCTGGCATTAATTGTGAATTTTGCCAAAAAACACACAGTGCCCATCAACATCAACGCAAAGTCGAGTGCTGGGTACACACCCCTACACTTGGCTGCCATGCACAACCATGTTGAGGTGGTGAAGCTGCTCATCGGTGCCTATGACGCTGACGTGGAGGCCAGAGACTACAACGGGAAAAAGGCCTGTCAGTATCTTACCAACAGTGTGGCTGTGGACATTAGAGATATAATTGGGGCATGTGGTGACTCTGAGtcagaaaacaaagatcacaTGGATGGGGTCCGCTGGAGGCTGTCCAAGGTCCTCCAGTCCAGCCTCATGcccctgaaactgctgaatcaCAGTGAGAATGATTCTGGAGATGGACTCAGCCAAGAAAAGCCTAAACTTCTTCGCAGGAAGTCTTCCCTCAGTAGCATTAGACCAAAACTTCAGAGGATCCGTTTCCGGTCACAGATTGTTCATAGCACATCGTTCAATGAGGGCAAGGAGTTAGAGGGCTCACTAAGAGGTTCTGTAAAATCCAGATCCAAGACCACTGTGTTTGGATGA